Part of the Labrenzia sp. PHM005 genome is shown below.
AAATTAGCCTTTTGAGCATTTTCCATGACCTAAGTCTTACGGGAAACTTACGAAGGAGCAGAAATCGACCACAGTTTAGGCACTTTCACGGAATCGTTCCGCGGTCTCCAAATCCACCGAAACGAGCTGAGAAACACCGCGTTCGGCCATGGTCACGCCAAACAGCCGGTTCATGCGCGCCATGGTGATTGGATTGTGTGTGATCACCACAAAACGGGTGTCGGTATTCCGGCACATTTCATCCAGAAGATCGCAGTAGCGCTCCACATTGGCGTCATCCAATGGCGCATCAACCTCATCTAGCACGCAGATCGGCGCCGGATTGGTCAAAAAGACCGCAAATATCAACGACATAGCCGTCAGCGCCTGTTCACCGCCAGAGAGCAGCGTCATTGTCTGCGGCTTTTTGCCGGGCGGGCGAGCGATGATTTCCAAGCCTGCGTCCAGCGGATCATCCGAATCGACCAGCTGCAATTCTGCCGTTCCGCCGCCGAACAGATGCGTGAACAGACGCTGGAAGTGACCGTTGACCACTTCGAAGGAAGCGAGCAGGCGTTCACGTGCTTCCCGGTTCAGGTTCGAGATGCCGGTGCGCAAGCGGCGAATTGCCTCTATCAGATCGTCACGTTCCGATGTCAGCGTGGTTTTCTGCTCGTCTACCTCGCGCAGTTCTTCTTCTGCGCGCAAGTTCACACCGCCAAGGCGTTCGCGTTCGGCCTTGAGACGATCGAGCTTTTTCTCCATGGCATCTGGATCCGGCAGCGGCGCCCCTTCTTTCAGTCCGGCGATTTCCGGCAGGGCCGCGACGGAGACTTCAAGATCTTCGTCAATCCGCCGCTCCAGCGTCTGTTTGCGTTCACGCGCAGCCTCTAGCCGTTCTTCGGCGCGGATTTTTTGCTCGCGTGCGCCCGCCAGGCCTTCCATAGCCAATTTGGCTGCCCGGTCGACGTCGGACAGATCCCGCTCGGCCTGGCTTAGCTGATCGTCCTTTTCCTTCTTGGCTTCTTCAGCCTTGGCGATGGCGGAAAAAAGCTCCCGGCGCTTGATCTCAATGTCTTCCGGTGCCTCGATCAGCTCGGCCCGCTCTTCTTCCGCTTCTTCCCGGCGTTCGCTCAGGACCGCGATCTGCTGGGCAGCATTGGCCGCGCGGGTTTTCCAGCTGTCATATTCACGGGCAATGGATTCGAGGCGCCGGTCGCGCATCTGCTGCTCGCGGGAAAGCCCTTCCGACACAGCCCGGGCTTCGGCGAGCGCGGCACGGGCCGTCGCGACCTCGCCCTGCAGTTCAGCAATCTGGCCCTGATAGCTGGTGGCATCGGGCGCAGCCTCCAGCTGCTCCTGCGCCTCTTCCATATATTCGCGGGCTTCTGCCGCTTCTTCCGATAAGCGCTGCGCTTTGTCTTCGGCGGCCGCTTTTTGCGAAGCGAGCTGAGCAACAGCGCGTTCTGCAGAGGCTAACGCTTCGCGCGTGGCAGTTACCTGACGCTGGCCGTCACGAACTTTGCCCCGGGCAGACTGCTCCAGCTCCACCGATTGCTGAACGCGGGCAGCAGCTTCTTCTAAAGCCAGTTGCTGCACTTCTACCGATTGCCGCGCAGTTTCGATTTCATCGTCGAGTTCCGCCAGGCGGTTTTTCTGGGCCAGTCTTTGGGCTGCCGGCGTTGGCGCATTGGCCGCCACCACAAAACCATCCCAGCGCCATAGGTCCCCTTCCCGGCTCACCAGTCGTTGGCCGGGCTTCAAGTTTGAACGGAGGCGTGGACCATCGCCCTGAGACACCAAACCAATCTGTGACAAGCGCCGATGCAGTTCTTCTGGCGCACTCACCACCTCAAGAAGAGGTCTTGCACCGATAGGAAGAGCGGAATCGGTATCCCCGGACAAGGCACTGCCCCATTTGACCGCGGCCGCATCATCGAGCGATGCATCCAGGTCTTCGCCCAGCGCCGCGCCCAATGCGGTTTCATATCCCGTTTCAACAGAGATCTGCTCAACGACCGGCGTGTGATCCGCTTCGCTATGAACATTGAGCACCTGCTCCAAAGTTCTGGCTTCGGTTTGCAGGCCCTGAAGCAGCGCGCGAGCGTCACTTAAAGGTGCTCGGGCCGCCTGTTCCTTGTCACGGGCCGCAGCAGTCGCAGCTTCGGCTTCTTCCACCGCGGCTTCCGCCTCGGCCAAGGCCTCGCTCGCGACCTCCAGCTCCTCACGGTGTTCCGCAACGCCGTCCTGTGCATTCATACGCGCTGTCAGATCGGCCAGCGCTTGCTGAGCCTCTTGCGCCTGGGAAACGAGCCGGTCTGCGCGCTGACGGCTTTCGGCAACCGCCCGCTCCAACTGACGGCGTTCAGCGGAGGCCCGCGCTTCGGCTGCCGTCAACTCCGACAACATGCCTTCCTTGCCCCGCACCACGTCTTCGGCCTCAGTGACCTTTTCCCGAGCCGTTTCGGTGCGGTCCTGCACCATCTCGTTTTCTTCCAGAAGCTCCGCGCGCTCTTCTGAAAGCCGCTCCAAAACCTCGTCGTTTTCCGAGACCATGGATTGCTCGCGGCGGATATCTTCGGCGAGCTGCACCAAACGGCGCTCCAGGTCCTGGAGGCGCTCCTTGATGCGCCGTTCCTCGGCATCAAGATCGTTTCGTGCGATCACCAGCCGCTGCAAGGCTGCGCCAGCCTTGGCCGCATCCTCGCGGAGCTCTGGCAATTTATGCGCGGCAATTGCCTGAATGCGGGCGCTTTCCGCTTGCAGACCTGTCGCCTCGTTCACTTGCTTTTGGGCATCGGAAAACTGGCTATCCGCAGCCGCCAGGGCATCGCGCGCTTCCGTCCAGCGGATATAAAGGATGGAGGCTTCCGCACCGCGGATTTCGGACGAAAGGTTCCGGTAGCGCGAAGCTTGCCGGGATTGGCGTTTCAAATTGTCGAGCTGGCTGTCGATCTGCACCAGGACATCTTCCAACCGCTCAAGGTTCTGTTCAGCGGCCCGCAAACGGATTTCCGCTTCATGACGGCGCGAGTGCAGACCTGAAATACCGGCGGCTTCTTCCAGGATTTTCCGGCGTGACGTCGGCTTGGCCGCAATCAGCTCACCAATTTGACCTTGGCGCACCATGGCCGGTGAGCGAGCGCCCGTGGAGGCATCGGCGAACAACAGCTGGACATCGCGAGCGCGCACATCCTTGGCATTGATCTTGTAATTCGACCCCTGCTCGCGCTCGATCCGGCGACTGACTTCAAGAAGATCGGCATCATTGAAGGCAGATGGCGCAGTCCGGTCGTTGTTCTCCAGAAACAGCGTCACTTCCGCCGTGTTGCGGGCCGGGCGGTTCAGACTGCCGGAGAAAATCACGTCATCCATGCCGGAGGCACGCATGTTCTTATAAGAGTTCTCGCCCATGACCCAGCGCAAGGCTTCGACGAGATTGGATTTGCCACAGCCGTTGGGACCCACAACCCCGGTCAGGCCGTTGCCGATGATGAACTCCATCGGCTCGACAAAGGATTTGAACCCGGCAATGCGGAGCTTTGAAAACTTCATCGGCGCCCGCACCTCTCCGGTCCGGACGCCGATAGATAAGTCATTTGTTCAAGGCGCAGGCAGGCTGCCTGCAGCTGAGCTGCAGGATCAGAGGTTTTCCTCGATGATCTTGCCCATTTCGTCAATCGACAGCGCCCCCGAATGCTTTTCGCCGTTGATGAAGAAGGTCGGCGTTGAGTTCACCCCAAACTCATTTGCCCCGCGCTCTCTCACCGCGTTAACTGCGTCAAGCAATCCCTGGTTTGTCAAGCACTCCTCAAAGGACTCCTGTGTAAATCCGATCTGCTTGGAAAAGTCGAGCAGGGATTGGTAAGGATTGTCGGTGAACGCCCAGGCACGCTGCTGTTCGAACATGATGTCCACAATGTCGAAGTATTTTTCCTGAGGCGCGCAGCGTGCCAGCATGAAGGCAGCTGACGCGACCGGATCCAGCGGAAACTCGCGGAAAATAAAGCGAACCTTGCCGGTCTCGATGTAATCCTTCTTAAGATCCGGATAGGTGCGGCTGTGGAAATTGGCACAATGTCCACAGGTCATAGACGCATATTCGACGATTGTTACCGGAGCATTCTCATCACCAAGGATTTTGTCGCCAAGCGGACCCGGTTTCAGGAGTTCGTCTTCGTCGACTGACTGGGCCCATGCGGGCGCTGCAGAGGCCAGTCCAAGTGCGGCCGTTGCCAATGCGGTGGTTTTGAGAAACTGTCTGCGGGTCTGGGTCACGAAGATCGTCCTGTCACAAATGAATTAGCCGCACTCTAGGGTGCCTGTTGTTCCTTCATGTGCCCTTTCGGGCACGGCAGGTCAACACAGCTTGGTAATTGTGGCAGGAGCGAGGACGCAAAAACTCAAAAAGTCCCGAGGTTGGTTACATACTTTCTATTTGTCATCCCGGGCGAAGCTCAAGCGGAGACCCGGGATCGGTGAGCCCGGGCTCATTTCAACACAACGTTTTGTATTTGTTGATTTTTTGTCTCTCCGATCCCGGCTCGCGCTGCGCTTGGCCGGGATGACAGCGGGAAGTTTCGAAGTTATATCTGCAGACTGAAGTC
Proteins encoded:
- the smc gene encoding chromosome segregation protein SMC: MKFSKLRIAGFKSFVEPMEFIIGNGLTGVVGPNGCGKSNLVEALRWVMGENSYKNMRASGMDDVIFSGSLNRPARNTAEVTLFLENNDRTAPSAFNDADLLEVSRRIEREQGSNYKINAKDVRARDVQLLFADASTGARSPAMVRQGQIGELIAAKPTSRRKILEEAAGISGLHSRRHEAEIRLRAAEQNLERLEDVLVQIDSQLDNLKRQSRQASRYRNLSSEIRGAEASILYIRWTEARDALAAADSQFSDAQKQVNEATGLQAESARIQAIAAHKLPELREDAAKAGAALQRLVIARNDLDAEERRIKERLQDLERRLVQLAEDIRREQSMVSENDEVLERLSEERAELLEENEMVQDRTETAREKVTEAEDVVRGKEGMLSELTAAEARASAERRQLERAVAESRQRADRLVSQAQEAQQALADLTARMNAQDGVAEHREELEVASEALAEAEAAVEEAEAATAAARDKEQAARAPLSDARALLQGLQTEARTLEQVLNVHSEADHTPVVEQISVETGYETALGAALGEDLDASLDDAAAVKWGSALSGDTDSALPIGARPLLEVVSAPEELHRRLSQIGLVSQGDGPRLRSNLKPGQRLVSREGDLWRWDGFVVAANAPTPAAQRLAQKNRLAELDDEIETARQSVEVQQLALEEAAARVQQSVELEQSARGKVRDGQRQVTATREALASAERAVAQLASQKAAAEDKAQRLSEEAAEAREYMEEAQEQLEAAPDATSYQGQIAELQGEVATARAALAEARAVSEGLSREQQMRDRRLESIAREYDSWKTRAANAAQQIAVLSERREEAEEERAELIEAPEDIEIKRRELFSAIAKAEEAKKEKDDQLSQAERDLSDVDRAAKLAMEGLAGAREQKIRAEERLEAARERKQTLERRIDEDLEVSVAALPEIAGLKEGAPLPDPDAMEKKLDRLKAERERLGGVNLRAEEELREVDEQKTTLTSERDDLIEAIRRLRTGISNLNREARERLLASFEVVNGHFQRLFTHLFGGGTAELQLVDSDDPLDAGLEIIARPPGKKPQTMTLLSGGEQALTAMSLIFAVFLTNPAPICVLDEVDAPLDDANVERYCDLLDEMCRNTDTRFVVITHNPITMARMNRLFGVTMAERGVSQLVSVDLETAERFRESA
- a CDS encoding DsbA family protein; translated protein: MTQTRRQFLKTTALATAALGLASAAPAWAQSVDEDELLKPGPLGDKILGDENAPVTIVEYASMTCGHCANFHSRTYPDLKKDYIETGKVRFIFREFPLDPVASAAFMLARCAPQEKYFDIVDIMFEQQRAWAFTDNPYQSLLDFSKQIGFTQESFEECLTNQGLLDAVNAVRERGANEFGVNSTPTFFINGEKHSGALSIDEMGKIIEENL